From the genome of Pogona vitticeps strain Pit_001003342236 chromosome 10, PviZW2.1, whole genome shotgun sequence, one region includes:
- the LOC110076313 gene encoding melatonin receptor type 1B-B-like, whose product MVKLSLVCALGLLVALGNGTVIAVIASSVSGWSRSSRLVLLSLAAADAALAVLVVPLNLYRSLAPGPVAEERARGGESPYCRAVAFVNSTVFGASLYSLAGVSLERYVAVFFPLHYRRLLSRGRVALLIATAWLLPALLLAPLAVPGPRAVLRIRFSTAALLCEPDYASNPAYSLLIAGTIFCPAAGFVTFANLRLWLAARTQRRRERRREAGPKRVSLLHLDAAARILLPVVVAFYLCWAPCISAILYNAITQERVHEWVEFVSLWLPTGSGFLNCFIYFGVNRNFRHKFQRLGQRLCRPCRRGRRDKWPPRLPTLSAAVEGVCQWFELPPRHSCTVSSSSGCRFFQEGQTKM is encoded by the exons ATGGTCAAGCTGAGCCTGGTCTGTGCCTTGGGGCTCTTGGTGGCGCTGGGCAACGGGACGGTCATTGCCGTCATCGCCTCCTCCGTCTCGGGCTGGAGCCGGAGCAGCCGCCTGGTGCTGCTCTCGCTGGCCGCGGCGGACGCCGCCCTGGCGGTGCTGGTGGTGCCCCTCAACCTGTACCGCAGCCTGGCCCCGGGGCCGGTGGCCGAAGAGAGGGCCCGGGGAGGAGAGTCCCCCTACTGCCGAGCCGTGGCCTTCGTCAACTCCACCGTCTTCGGGGCCTCCCTCTACTCCCTGGCCGGGGTCTCGCTGGAGCGCTACGTGGCGGTCTTCTTCCCGCTCCACTACCGGCGTCTCTTGAGCCGTGGCCGGGTGGCCCTGCTCATCGCCACCGCCTGGCTGCTGCCGGCCCTCCTCTTGGCGCCCCTGGCCGTGCCGGGCCCCAGGGCCGTGCTCCGGATCCGCTTCTCCACCGCGGCGCTCCTGTGCGAGCCCGACTACGCCTCCAACCCCGCTTACTCCCTCTTGATCGCCGGCACCATCTTCTGTCCGGCCGCCGGCTTTGTCACCTTTGCCAACCTGCGACTGTGGCTGGCGGCCCGAACCCAGCGGCGGCGCGAGAGACGGAGAGAAGCGGGGCCCAAGAGGGTCTCCCTGCTGCACCTGGACGCCGCTGCCCGCATCCTGCTGCCAGTGGTCGTGGCCTTCTACCTCTGCTGGGCGCCCTGCATCTCCGCCATTCTGTACAACG ctatcaCTCAGGAAAGAGTCCACGAATGGGTGGAATTTGTCTCCTTGTGGCTCCCCACAGGGAGTGGTTTCCTGAACTGCTTCATCTACTTCGGGGTCAACAGGAACTTCCGGCACAAATTCCAGAGGCTCGGGCAGAGGCTTTGCCGGCCCTGCCGGAGGGGCAGACGGGACAAGTGGCCACCCCGCCTGCCCACCCTCAGTGCTGCTGTGGAGGGGGTCTGCCAGTGGTTCGAACTCCCCCCACGACACTCCTGCACCGTCTCGTCTTCCAGCGGGTGTAGGTTCTTCCAGGAAGGCCAAACCAAGATGTAA